GTCATCACCACATTGTCGCAGGAGATCGAGCCGCTGTCTGTCGGCGAGCTGAAGGTCGGCATGAAGATCCACCTGCTGCATGTCCCAAAGACCCTCATTCCGATCGGCGCGGGCCTGATGGACCCGGCGATCTATGTCCACCCCGAAAAGGTCATGGGTATCAACCTGACCAACTACGCATTGGAGGCCTGAAGATGCCGAGAGAGAATCCCCGCAATCCCGGCTTCCCGATCCCTTCAGGACCCGACCTTCGAGCGAAGGGCTGGCGGCAGGAAGCCCTGCTGCGCCTTATGGAAAATGTGCTGGCTGTCGGTGAAGACCCGGAAAATCTCGTCGTCTACGCAGCACTCGGGAAGGCGGCGCGCAACAAGGCCGCATATGATGCCATCGTGCGTGCATTGACGACCATGGATGAGGATCAGACGCTTGTCATCCAGTCGGGAAAGCCGGTCGGGTTGATGAAGACTTCGGCCGAGGCTCCGATGGTCATCATGGCAAATTGCAACATGGTCGGCCAATGGGCCAAGGCCGAGAATTTTTATGCTCTCGAACGCAAGGGTCTCATATGCTGGGGCGGCCTGACTGCGGGGGCATGGCAATATATCGGCTCGCAGGGCGTCATTCAGGGCACCTATGAAATCTTCATGCGCATTGCCGAACGCCGCTTCGGCGGCACGCTGAACGGGCGTTTCGTATTGACCGCGGGCCTTGGCGGCATGGGAGGCGCACAGCCGCTTGCCGGCCGCATGGCGGGCGCGGCCATCCTGTGCGTGGAGATCAATCCGGAACGGGCCCGCACCCGCAAGGATATCGGCTATCTGGACGAGATTGCCGATGATCTCGATAGCGCACTGGCACGGATTGAAGAGGCCCGTTCGAAGGGTGAGGCGCTGTCCGTCGGCCTTGTCGGCAATGCAGCGGAAATCTATCCCGAAATAGCTGCGCGCGGGATCATCCCGGATATCGTGACCGACCAGACCTCCGCCCATGATCTTGTTTATGGCTATATTCCAATCGGTTACGATCTGGAACGGGTACGCCGCCTGCGCAGCCAGAATCCGGATGAACTGATCGAGGCCGGCAGGGCGTCGATTGCCAAACAGGTAACAGCCATGCTGGAATTCCAGCGGGCCGGCTCGGAGGTTTTCGACAATGGCAATTTGATCCGCACGCAGGCGCAGGCCGGCGGGGTTGCTGACGCCTTTGATATTCCGGTCTTCACTGAAGCTTATCTGCGCCCGCTGTTCTGCCGGGCGATTGGTCCCTTCCGCTGGATGGCCCTGTCGGGTGAGGCCTCGGACATTGCGCGGATAGACGAGCTGGTGCTGGAGATGTTTCCGGACAACAAGATTGTTACCAACTGGATTTCGCTGGCGCGCAAGTATGTTCCGTTCGAGGGGCTGCCGGCGCGCATCGCCTGGCTCGGCCATGGCGAACGAAGCGCACTCGCACGGCGGGTCAACGCTCTGGTCGCTTCGGGCGAATTGAAGGGGCCGGTCGCCTTCTCTCGCGATCACCTCGATTCAGCGGGCATGGCGCATCCGAACATCATGACGGAGAACATGCTTGACGGTTCTGACGCCATCGCCGACTGGCCGCTTCTTGACGCGATGTTGCTCTGCGCTTCGCGCGCCGACCTCGTCGCGCTTCATTCCGGCGGTGGGGGATATGCGGGTTTCATGACCTCGGCAGGGGTCACGATCGTCGCTGACGGCACCAATGCGGCTGACGACCGGCTCTCGCAATCGCTCGACAACGATACGGGGCTCGGCGTCATCCGTTACGCGGATGCGGGCTATGCCGAGGCACAGGATGAAATTGCCAGCAAGGGCATAAATCACGTGCAGATCTGACAGGTCAAAGCGAGGAGATGCCATCAATCGCCACGAAGGGCGGAAAATTACGATCACCAATCAACATCGCCTGCCGGCACCGGCAGGCCAAGAGGGGACAATAATGGAAAAAACATATCAAAATTTGTCAGTGACACCGGCCAGACGGTCATCACCGGAGCGCGCCGTTGCGGCAGCATCGATAGGCAACGCCCTGGAATGGTATGACTTCACCGTCTATGCGCTGTTTGCAATCTACATCGCCCATAATTTCTTTCCCGGCGGCGATCACACGGTCGAACTCGTGAAAGCCTTTCTCGCCTTCGGGCTAGGCTTCGTGATCCGCCCCCTGGGAGCCATCGTGATCGGGGTCTATGGCGACAAGGCTGGTCGAAAAGCCGCACTGTTCCTGACCATCATGATCATGGCGGCGGGTACCCTGCTGATCGCGGTGGCGCCGACCTACGCCGCGATCGGTGTGGGAGCGCCGCTCATGATCCTTGCCGGACGAGTCCTTCAGGGCTTCTCCGCAGGTGGAGAAATCGGCGGAGCAGCCGCCTTTCTTGTCGAACATGCGCCCGCCGACAAAAAAGGCAAATATGCTTCCTGGCTGCAGGCAAGCATGGCGATTTCCAACATCATGGGTGCACTCGTCGCCTTTGCGGTTACCTCGCTTCTGACGGAGCAGGAGATCGGAGACTGGGGCTGGCGGATTCCGTTCTTCATTGGCGTACTGATCGCGCCGGTGGGCCTGTGGCTGCGCAAGACGCTGGACGAAACGCCGGCTTTTCAGGCCGAACAGGCAAGTCTGGAGAACCAGTCCGCCAAAACACCCCTGAAGCTCGTCTTCTCGGACTATTTCGGCCATCTGATCAAAGGCTTCGCTTTCTCGATCCTGTGGGCGGTTTGCGTTTATGTGCTGATCATCTACATGCCGATCTTCGTTCAGCGTGCTTTCGGTTTCAGCCCTTCGGAGGCGTTTACGGCATCGCTGATTGGTAACGTCTTCCTTGCCGTCGGTTGCGTCAGCGCCGGCAGCATTTCGGACAGGATCGGTCGGCGCTTGATGCTTGCCATTGCCGCCGGCGCAATGCTGGTCGCGGTCTATCCCCTGATCTGGTGGTTGCAATCTTCGCCGACACTGACGACGCTCATCATCGTGCAAAGCCTCTTCTGCATCATGGTCTCGGGATATGTCGGGGTCGCACCCGCAACCCTGTCCGAGGTTTTCCCGACGAATATCCGCACCACGGGCATGTCATTGGCCTACAATGCCGCCGTGACGATCTTCGGAGGATTTGCCCCGGCGACGCTGACCTGGCTTGGCAGCACGGGCATCGGTTATCACGCGCCCGGATTTTACGTCATGGCCGCCGCATTCATATCGCTGATAGCGGTCCTGATCCTGCCGAAGCCGTATTCCACGAACTGAAGGAGATGGGCCGCTCAAGGCCCAGCTCCCCCAATTGCTCCACCCGTCATGTCTGGAAGTTTCCAGTTGAAGCGAAGCCGTTTCGACGCCGGACAATGCTGCAGACATGACGGCATAATAATAACCAACTCAAGGGAACATCATGTCTGTTAAAAACGGGACTATTCATCGCCTCTCCATTGTCACAGCTTTTGCGATCACCGGGCTTGCTGCTTCAAACGCACGGGCGGAACATTGGTCCATCGATGGTCAAAACCTGACCGTGGAACAGGTCGTCGGCCTGGCGCGGGATGACAGCGCCAAGATTACTCTCACCGAAAGTGCGGGCAAACGGATCGCCGAAGGCTTCGATCTGGTGATGGAGGCTGCCCTGCAGGGCAAGGCGGTCTACGGCCTGACGGTTGGCGTTGGCTGGAACAAGGATCGCCCAGTTTTCGCGATGAAGGACGGCAAGCGCGTGCTGGACGACGATCTGCTGAAGCTGTCACGCGCTTTCAATTCTACATCCCTGCGCGCGCATGGTGCAGGCGTGGGTGAGCCGATGGCGGTCGAGGCCGTGAGGGCGGGCATGGCGATCCGTCTAAACCAGATTGCAACCGGCCGAACCGGCGTTCAGAGCGCTGTCGCGGAAATGTATCGACAGTTTCTGGAGCAGGGGATCACCCCGGTCGTTCCTTCACGCGGTTCTGTGGGCGAGGCGGATATCACCCTTGCCTCCCATATCGGTCTGGCGATGGTCGGCGAGGGGGAGGTCTTCATGAAAGGCAACCGCATTCCCGCAGCGCGCGCCCTGACCGAGGCCGGCATCGCTCCGCTCGAACCGGTTGGCAAGGATTTCCTTTCGATCCTCAGCACGAATGCGCTGACCGCTGGACAGGCTGCCCTGCTGGCGCACGATACGGCGGGTTATCTCAAGAAGGAAGCCGTTGTCTTTGGTCTTGCACTGGAAGGTTTTAACGGCAATGTCGCCCCTTTCCTCGCGGCGACGAACGAGCTGCGCCCCTTTGCCGAAAACACATCCGGGGCACTGATGGTTCGCTCTGCCCTTGACGGCAGCTATCTCTGGTCGCCCGCGAAGGATCGGGCGCTGCAGGACCCACTGTCTTATCGCACCATGGCCTATGTGCTTGGCGGAGCCGAAATTGCAACGCAGGATTTGACCAGGGCGCTGGAAATCCAGATCAATCGCAGTGATGACAATCCGGGCGTAGTTGCGGGAGCCTCGGACGACAAGGCTTCCGGACAGGTCTCGCAGTATTTTATCGAGGGCGACGTATCGGGAGCGATCTATCCGAGTGCGGGTTTTGAGATGTTGCCGGTGGCCTCAAGGGTTGAAACACTGAACACGGCGCTGGTGCGTCTGTCACAGGCCATTACGATGCAGACGATCCGCTTCGAAAACCCGGATTTGACGCATCTTTCGCGGTTCCTTGCTGCTGAAACCAATCAAGGACATGCGTTTGGCGCGATCCAGAAGCCACTCGTCGCGCTTCTGGCCGAAAACCAGCAGATCGGCGCGCAGGCTCCCGTCGGCTCGGTTGCGATGGCAGGAAATATCGAGGATCTGGACAGCCACGCACCGCTTTCGGTCGCCAATCTCGGCCGAATTCTGGATAATCTGTACTGGATGTCCTCGATCCAGTTGCTACATGCGGCGCAAGCCGTTGATCTGCGCAAACCCGGGACGTTGGGAGCGGGAACAAAAGCGCTGTTTGAAGATTATCGCCGCAATGTGCCCTTTGTGGCGGTGGACCGAATATATAGCAATGATTTCAGTACGGGTTATCGGTTTCTCAAGGCCCGTTGAGCGGTTGTTATATTGGTGTTGAACAGATGAGAGGACCGATGTCTTCGGTTCCGTTTCGCAAAGCAAAGACTTGATGCTTGCGGCACGGCCCGAAGACCTCGGCACCCCATTCGTCAGGAACGCTGTATGGGATGCGTGCTTCCGGTTTGTCTCGTCGGTATCGGACTAATCTATCGTGCCATCTCTGCCGAAAACGCGGATTTGATCAGTGTTTTGGTATATTCAGCCGTCGGCCTGTCGAATATCGCGTCCGTTTCTCCCTCCTCCACGATCTTCCCGTTTTTCATGACGATCACGTAATCCGAAATGGCCTTGATCACGGAAAGGTCGTGGCTGATGAAGATGTAGGAAAGGCCATGTGTCTTCTGCAAACCACGCAGCAGGTCGATGACTTGTCCCTGAACGGATCGGTCCAGCGCAGATGTGGGTTCGTCGAGAATGACGACATCCGGCTTGAGGATGATCGCGCGGGCAATTGCGATACGCTGACGTTGTCCGCCTGAAAACTCGTGCGGGTAGCGGTTGCGGGCGGCGGGATCGAGACCGACTTCTTTCAGTGCTGCGATTGCCCGTTCGTCTCGCTCTGCGCGGCTGAGCTGCGGCTCGTGCACAAAAAGGCCCTCGGTGATGATCTCGCCAACAGTCTGTCTTGGCGAAAGAGATCCATAGGGATCCTGAAATACAAGCTGCAGCTGCCGCCGCAAGGGCCTCATTGCCTTACGATCAAGTCCGGTGATTTCCGTCTTGCCGAAGAAAATCTGGCCTTTTGACGGTGCCAGGCGAAGAAGTGCACGACCGAGCGTGGACTTGCCTGATCCGGATTCACCGACGATGCCGATGGTCTGCCCTTGATGAAGGCTGACATTGACGCCATCCACGGCGCGAAACTCCCGCGATTTTGACAGGAAGCCGCCCGGAATCACATAATCAATCGTCACGTTTTGGCCGGCGAGAACAACCGGCGCCCCTTCACCGACAGGCGGCTTGTGCCCGCTGGGCTCGGCATCGAGAAGCATCTTCGTATAGTCCGCCTGCGGGCGCTCGAAGATATCTTCCGTTGTACCGGCTTCAACGATCTCCCCCCGGCGCATGACCGCAACACGATCGGCAAAATGCCTGACCACACCCAGATCGTGCGTGATCAGCACCACGGCCATGCCGAAGCGCTGCTGCAACGACTTCAGAAGATCGAGAATCTGCGCCTGGATTGTCACGTCGAGCGCGGTGGTTGGTTCATCCGCGATCAGAATATCCGGCTCGTTTGCCAGCGCCATGGCGATCATGACGCGCTGGCGCTGCCCGCCGGAAAGCTCATGCGGATAGCTGTCGATGCGCCGCTCCGGCTCCGGAATCCCCACGAGCTTCAGGAGTTCGAGAACGCGTGCCCTCGCTTCCTTCTTGCTGCCGCCCCGGTGGTGGACGATGGGTTCGGCGATCTGCGCGCCGATCCTGTAAAGCGGATCGAGCGAGGTCATCGGCTCCTGAAAAATCATGGTGATTTTCGCGCCACGGATATTGTTCAGCTCGTTGACCGGCAGGTTTATCAGCTCACGTCCACGATATTTGGCTGAACCCTGGATGACGCCGTTGGAGGAGAGCAGTCCCATGATGCCCATCATGGTCTGGCTTTTGCCGGAGCCGGATTCTCCGACAACGGCAAGCGTTTCTCCCTGTTTGACATCGAGATCGATGCCTTTGACGGCGTTCACCGTGCCGTCCGGCGTCGTGAAATCGACCTTGAGATTGCGGACGGTGAGAATGGTTTCAGATGTCGTATTCATGTCAACGATCCTTGGGATCGAGTGCATCACGCAACCCGTCGCCCACAAAATTGAGCGAGAACAGGGTCAGCACGAAGAAGATTGCCGGAAATATCAATAGCCACGGGGCAGATTGGATATTGTTCGCGCCTTCGGAAATCAGCGCTCCCCAGCTCGTCAGCGGCGCCTGCACGCCAAGCCCGAGGAAAGAGAGGAAGCTTTCCAGAAGAATGACTTTGGGTACGACAACCGTGACGAACACGACGACGGGGCCGATCGTATTCGGAATGATGTGGCGGCGGATGATCTGCCAGTCGGTCAGGCCCAAAGCCTGGGCCGCACCCACGAATTCCCGCCGTTTCAGGGCAAGCGTCTGGCCACGCACGATACGGGCCATATCCAGCCACTCCACCGCACCGATGACCAGGAAGATCAGGATGAAGCTGCGCCCGAAAAAGACCACCAGAACGACGACCAGGAAGACGAAGGGGAGCGAATAGAGGATCTCGACGAAACGCATCATGACATTGTCGACGCGCCCACCGATGTAGCCCGCCGTTGCGCCGTAAAGAACGCCGATGCCGAGCGAAACGAGACTGGCGAGAACGCCGACGGCGATGGATATCTGACCGCCCAGCATGACGCGAGCCAGCATATCGCGACCGTTGGAATCCGTGCCGAAGAAGAAGTATTCGCGATTGACATCGCCTTCCAGCTTCAGCGTTCGACCATCATCTTCCGTTGCAACGACCTTCGTATTTTCGAATTCGTTGGCGCGGTCGAAATACCGTGTCGTGCGCGGGTCGATCGGGCCGCTGGAGGTGACGGTTGCCGTGAAGGTCTGGCCTTCGACGGAAAATTCCTTCAGCTCCACGCGGGCGCGGCCCGCCACACCTTCCATGACGCTCTGGAGGTTGTTGACGTCCGGGCGCGGCTCAAGGCTTGGCGCGACGGAGACATAGGATGAAAACACCTGATCATAGGTGTGTGAAAGGAAATGCGGGCCGATAAACGAGAAAAGCGTGATCAGCACGAGCATGATGGAGCCAGCCATGGCGGCTTTGTTTCGTCTGAAACGCATGGCGGCAAGCTGGAACAGGCTTCGGCTTTTCACCGATGGTTGAGGGGCGATATTGCCGGAGATATCAGTCATGTCTGACCCTCGGATCGAGCAGGCCGTAGAGAATATCGACCACGAGATTGAACAGGATGACAAAAATGGCGATGAGAACGACGGTTCCCATGACCAGCGTGTAGTCACGATTGATGGCGCCAAGAACGAAGTAGCGACCGACACCCGGGATAGTGAAGATCGTCTCGATGACCGCCGAACCCGTCAACAGAGCTGCGGCACAAGGCGCAAGATAGGAAACGACCGGCAACATTGCCGCGCGCATGGCGTGAAACACCACCACGCTGCGGGCTGGGAGGCCATAAGCCCTGGCGGTGCGAATATGGTCCATCCGCAGCGCCTCGATCATTGCGCCGCGTGTCAGGCGCGCGATGACGGCAAGCTGTGGCAAAGCGAGCGCGATCATCGGAAGAATGAGATATCGCAGCGATCCATCACCCCAGCTGCCGGCGGGCAGAAGCCCGAGCAACACGGCGAAGATCAGCGTGAGAACAGGCGCGACAACGAAGTTCGGCACGGTGATGCCGACGGTCGAGATGGACATGATCGAGAAATCGAAGGCGCTATTTTGCCTGAGCGCGGCAAAGGTGCCGGCAAGAACGCCGCCAATCAGCGCCAGCAGAAGAGCATAACAACCGAGCTCCAGCGAATAAGGCAGCCCCTTGCCGATCAATTGCGCGACGGTGTTGTCCTTGTAGATGTAGCTCGGACCGAAATCGCCGGTGACGGCATTGCCGAGATAGATGAGGTACTGGCGCCACAATGGCTCATCCAGATGATAGGTCCTCATCAGGTTTTCCATGGTCTGCGGCGGCAGGGGGCGTTCGAGGTTGAACGGACCGCCCGGTGCAAAACGCATCAGGAAAAACGAAATCGTGACGACGATAAACAACGTCGGCACGGCGCTCGCCAAACGGCGCAGGATAAACGAGATCATGATTTTTCAGGCTCCCCGCATGGCACGGTGGTGTCAGCCACCGTGCCAGCACTGCTTATTCGGAAACGCTCAGGAAGCGGCTGAGGTGTTCGTTAGCAGCATTGTCTTCCCAACCCTTCACGCGGTTGGAAACCAGCCACAGGTCTGCCTGCGTCAGAAGCGGAGCGACCGGCTGTTTTTTCATGAGGATGGTTTCTGCCTCATGCAGCAGCTTGGAGCGAGCTGCCGCATCCTTTTCGTCATATGACTTCTGCATCAGCGCGTCATATTCGGCATTGTTGAACTTCGAATAGTTGAAGGTCTTGTTGGAGGATATGGAAAGGGCGAGGAAGTTTTCCGCATCCGCATAGTCGGCAACCCAACCGGCACGCGCCACATTGAATTTGCCGCCTTCCTGGAGATAGCCATAGTGCGAGGCGACGTCGAGGTTCACCAGCGATACCTTCGCGCCAAAGGTGTTCTTCCACATATCCGCGATAGCCGTTGCGACGCGTTCGTGGTTCGGGTTGGTGTTGTAGCGGATTTCGATGGAAAGCGGCTTGCCGCCCTCACCGTAACCGGCTTCCTTCATCAGCTTGAGGGCTTCGTCTTCACGATCAAGCTGTGAAAGCGTGGCAAAATCGGCTTTTGCGGGCTCACCGTAGGAGTCCATGCCCGGGGGAACCATGGAATAGGCGGGAACCTGCGAACCGCTGTAGATTTCCTTGGCAAGGAAATCGCGGTCGACTGCCATGGAAAGGGCCTGGCGGACACGGACATCGTCATACGGCGCTTCGCGTGTATCGAAGGTGTAATAATAGGTCGCAAGCGTCGGCGAAACGTGAACCTGTTCGCCATAGGACTTGCGCAGACGGTCGATCTGGTCCGCGGAAAAATTATACGCGAGGTCCATTTCCTTGGCTTCGAAACGACGAACGGATGCGGCCTGATCATCGATGGGGTAGAAAATGACCTTGTCGATCTTGGTGTTCGATGCGTCCCAGAAGTTGGTGTTCTTGACGACGGTCAAGCTATCATTGGGAACATGCGCTTCGAGCTTGTAAGCACCGTTCGAGACCATGACGCCCGGCTTTACGAAGTCGGTGCCGTTCTTTTCGTAGCTCGCCTTCGAAATTGGCAGAGCCGCCTGGTGAGCGAGAAGCTCAACGAAGAAAGGTGTCGGGCGCTCAAGCGTGATCTCAAGGGTCTTGTCATCCACCGCCTTGACGCCAAGCTGGTCAACCGGCGTTTCGCCCTTGTTGATCTTTTCGGCGTTCTTGATCGGATAGAGAATATTCGCATATTTTGCCGCGGTCTTTGGATCTTCGACACGCTGGTAGGAGAAAACAAAATCTCCAGCCGTTACCGGTGTGCCATCCGACCACTTTGCATCCGCACGCAGTTTGAACGTGTAAACGGTGCCATCCTCAGACAGCGTCCAGCTTTCCGCCGTACCGGGAATGATCTTGCCGGCAGCATCGTAAATGGTGAGACCTTCATAAAGGTCTTTCAGGATAAAAGCCTCGATGTTGATGGAGGTCTGCGCCTGATCGAGCGTCTGCGGTTCTCCGGCATTGCCACGATGCAGAACTGTTTCCGCAAGTGCGGAACTGGCGCCAATCAGAAGCGATGCAGCCAGCAGCGTGGCGCGCGTTGTTGCTGTTATAGACATTGTTTTCTCTCCCCGTGAGTATTTTGCGTCCACAAACAAGGCCAAATTGCTTCGAAGTGCAACCACAACAATTTGTGAGTTGATGCAGAAACCACAACTTTCAGTTCGGCTGCGCATCTGTGCCACCTCATCCGCGATGATGGGCAGCGCCGAATTTGATACAAGGCAGTCTGTCGATCTATATTTCGACAGGACCTGGAACTGGCTTTACAGAGGAATATCGGCAGATAGCTAACAGCAGGGGCCCATCATTTTGTGGAGGGGCTGGAGACTGGAATCGAGCGGGGTATCGCAAATACTCCAAAGCCTGCGCCCGTTTCATGAGGGAAGCAGATCTATCTGCAGCTTGTAGGTACGGCTTTCCCCTGCGTCCAGCTGACCGCCTTCGGGTGGCCGAAGATCGGATCGGGGCTCGATCCCAAGTGCGAATACGCCGGACTGATAGGCGCGCCAGGTCGCAAATTTGGGGAGCGCCACCTGATCATAGGTCAGGGAGAGGGAGAAACCACATCGCTTGTTTTCGAGAACAATTGGCGTGTTGTGCGGAGTGATGCGGCAGTCGATATGATCCACTTTCTCTCCGAAGCTGTCGTGAGGGATCGGCGGAGTCGAATTGATTTCGCAAAGCGCAGGTTCAGGCAAGCCCTTCACGATCAAGGTCTCGTCCAGGAAAGGATATCCGACATTGAGGTGATAGAGGATAGCGTGTTCGGATGGTCGAAAGCTTCGGTTCGTTACCGTGTCTTCAATGAGCAATGTGGACTCGAAAATCGGGACGGTTATTTTGCGGTGCAGTTCTAGAACCTCTCCGAAAACACTTGATTGTCGCACCGTGCCCTCGCAGATGATGGTGCTTGTCCCAACCTCGACGCCAAATCTCTTCAGCCGCGACTTCTCGGACGAGATCCGGCCGTGCTGCGGTAACCGCCTGGATTTGAGATTTGGATATCCGTAATGTGTGACATCGGAGTCATGAGGCCTGCTGTATTGGTCCAGACCGCATGTCACCATGAAGCCATCGAAATTGCGGAAAAAGCCCAACCCCTCTTCTGAATCCGGGTCATGTGGCGAGAATGGCATCTGGTTGGAAGAGTGCCAGCCTACATTCACCCCCTTGAACGACAGCGATGACACGTCGAAACCACGATCGACCGCGATTTCGAAGCCGATACCGGCGGCATTTCTGGCAACGATAAGACGTTGTCCTCTGCCCGGGCCATCTTCCATTGTTAAAAGCCTTGCGTCGGCAACCGAACGGAGATCTGCGGTTCGGCGGAGCAAATCCATATCCATCAACTGATCCTCATTTTACGGCTCGGAGCGCTGATACGTGGCCGGCAATGCCAGGGTTTCAAGTTTTGAGATCAAGCAACGAAGCTCCGGCTCCCTTACGGAAGAGGCTGCGGCTGCCGGCGTGAACCAGCTCAGTCTGCGTTCGTCCTTTTCGGGATAATCGCTCTCGAGCCCTTGCACATCGAGCAAGTGAACCTGGACCATCGCAGGGACAAGATTTCCGTCATCCAGCCTCTTAAGATAGGTGTAATGACCCCATGCCTTTTTCTGGACACGGCCTCTCACTCCTGCCTCCTCCCAGGCCTCGGTGCAGGCAACTTGGTGGGGCTTCTTCTTCCCCATAGGCCATCCCTTTGGGACGACCCAACGGCCGCTGTCTCTGCTCGTTATCAGCAGGACTTCAATCGCTCCGTCTTGCTCAGGCATGCGTCGAAAGCAAATTGCAGCATATTGCGTCCTGACATCGCCCTTCGGAAGCCTGTCGTCTATTGGTGCTGAAACTTCGGTCGTTTTGTGTGCCAAGTCGATAGCCTTTCACACTCCTGTCATGCACGTCCGATATAGGATTGGTGGATCAAGAGTGCTGAATATCTCGATTATTCAGCGGCTTGACTGACGAAATGCTTGAAGGTTTTGTCTGATTGTGAGGAGCGTCGCACCGGCTTGCGCGGCGCCCGTTGGTAAAAGGTGATTGAGGGTCAGGCAGCCGCCGAAAGGTTGTTCAGCACCGGCTTTACTCGATTGAGAAACTCCTTGGAGCCGCAGACGAAACGAAGTTTCTGCGGTAGTTCCGTATTATCCCAATCGATCGTGTGAGTGACGCCCAGTCCCGCGAGGATTGGCAGTGCCGCCATGACGTCCCATGTGGAGTCACCGACAGAAACGTACCCATCTGTCTCACCCATCATCACTTCGATCAACGAGAGCGTTGCGGACCCCGTGAAGCGGAAGCTTATGCGCAGGTCATCCGAGATGAACCGGATGACCTCCAGCCTGTCAGCCGTCGAGACCGATGGATGAATGCTGAAACCTGTCGATGCGCGAGACATGTCGAGCGCTGGCAGGGGGCCGAGAGGCTTTCCATTGAGCTGCGGTACGATGGCGTGACCACCGATCAACAGAAGGTCGCGTGCAGGAGCGAAAATAACGCCGAAGGCGGGACGCCGGTTCTCGAAAAGCCCGATTGAGACAGCCCAGTTCTGGGCGCCGCGGACATAGTTGAACGTCCCGTCAATCGGATCGATGACCCAGATGCGACCCGAAGTGCCGGTGATCTCGCCGCCCTCTTCTCCGAATACCCCATCATCTGGAAAAGCTTGACGAAGCCTCTCGATAATCAGGGCTTCGACCTGCTTGTCGGCTTCGGTGACCAGGTCGAGGTGCCCCTTCTTCTCGACCGGCAGGGTGGCCAGCTTTTTGAAGTGGTATAGAGCCAGGTTTCCAGCTTCCCGCGCAATGCCCTCGACAATGCGCGCCTGATCCGAAGAGACTGTTGTGTTTACCTTATCCACGCGCCTGATCCCGCAACCGTGCGATCTGTGCGACATCGTCACCGAGAAGCTGATCGAGCTGACCTTCGCGGACCCACTGGACAAGTTGAGATTCGACGTCCACGCCATACGTCATCAATTTTTCATGGTGGCCGGCTGGCAGATAGCAGAAGGCCGCGAAGCCCCCTTCATGCAGCTGGCGCGCCTCGCCGCTGGCAAAATGATAGACTTCGATATTCATGGCATCGAGATTGGCCTGGCG
This portion of the Agrobacterium tumefaciens genome encodes:
- the oppB gene encoding oligopeptide ABC transporter permease OppB translates to MISFILRRLASAVPTLFIVVTISFFLMRFAPGGPFNLERPLPPQTMENLMRTYHLDEPLWRQYLIYLGNAVTGDFGPSYIYKDNTVAQLIGKGLPYSLELGCYALLLALIGGVLAGTFAALRQNSAFDFSIMSISTVGITVPNFVVAPVLTLIFAVLLGLLPAGSWGDGSLRYLILPMIALALPQLAVIARLTRGAMIEALRMDHIRTARAYGLPARSVVVFHAMRAAMLPVVSYLAPCAAALLTGSAVIETIFTIPGVGRYFVLGAINRDYTLVMGTVVLIAIFVILFNLVVDILYGLLDPRVRHD
- a CDS encoding peptide ABC transporter substrate-binding protein, encoding MSITATTRATLLAASLLIGASSALAETVLHRGNAGEPQTLDQAQTSINIEAFILKDLYEGLTIYDAAGKIIPGTAESWTLSEDGTVYTFKLRADAKWSDGTPVTAGDFVFSYQRVEDPKTAAKYANILYPIKNAEKINKGETPVDQLGVKAVDDKTLEITLERPTPFFVELLAHQAALPISKASYEKNGTDFVKPGVMVSNGAYKLEAHVPNDSLTVVKNTNFWDASNTKIDKVIFYPIDDQAASVRRFEAKEMDLAYNFSADQIDRLRKSYGEQVHVSPTLATYYYTFDTREAPYDDVRVRQALSMAVDRDFLAKEIYSGSQVPAYSMVPPGMDSYGEPAKADFATLSQLDREDEALKLMKEAGYGEGGKPLSIEIRYNTNPNHERVATAIADMWKNTFGAKVSLVNLDVASHYGYLQEGGKFNVARAGWVADYADAENFLALSISSNKTFNYSKFNNAEYDALMQKSYDEKDAAARSKLLHEAETILMKKQPVAPLLTQADLWLVSNRVKGWEDNAANEHLSRFLSVSE
- a CDS encoding inositol monophosphatase; the protein is MSHRSHGCGIRRVDKVNTTVSSDQARIVEGIAREAGNLALYHFKKLATLPVEKKGHLDLVTEADKQVEALIIERLRQAFPDDGVFGEEGGEITGTSGRIWVIDPIDGTFNYVRGAQNWAVSIGLFENRRPAFGVIFAPARDLLLIGGHAIVPQLNGKPLGPLPALDMSRASTGFSIHPSVSTADRLEVIRFISDDLRISFRFTGSATLSLIEVMMGETDGYVSVGDSTWDVMAALPILAGLGVTHTIDWDNTELPQKLRFVCGSKEFLNRVKPVLNNLSAAA
- a CDS encoding NUDIX hydrolase; translated protein: MDLAHKTTEVSAPIDDRLPKGDVRTQYAAICFRRMPEQDGAIEVLLITSRDSGRWVVPKGWPMGKKKPHQVACTEAWEEAGVRGRVQKKAWGHYTYLKRLDDGNLVPAMVQVHLLDVQGLESDYPEKDERRLSWFTPAAAASSVREPELRCLISKLETLALPATYQRSEP
- a CDS encoding ABC transporter permease subunit, whose protein sequence is MTDISGNIAPQPSVKSRSLFQLAAMRFRRNKAAMAGSIMLVLITLFSFIGPHFLSHTYDQVFSSYVSVAPSLEPRPDVNNLQSVMEGVAGRARVELKEFSVEGQTFTATVTSSGPIDPRTTRYFDRANEFENTKVVATEDDGRTLKLEGDVNREYFFFGTDSNGRDMLARVMLGGQISIAVGVLASLVSLGIGVLYGATAGYIGGRVDNVMMRFVEILYSLPFVFLVVVLVVFFGRSFILIFLVIGAVEWLDMARIVRGQTLALKRREFVGAAQALGLTDWQIIRRHIIPNTIGPVVVFVTVVVPKVILLESFLSFLGLGVQAPLTSWGALISEGANNIQSAPWLLIFPAIFFVLTLFSLNFVGDGLRDALDPKDR
- a CDS encoding DUF4432 family protein, translating into MDMDLLRRTADLRSVADARLLTMEDGPGRGQRLIVARNAAGIGFEIAVDRGFDVSSLSFKGVNVGWHSSNQMPFSPHDPDSEEGLGFFRNFDGFMVTCGLDQYSRPHDSDVTHYGYPNLKSRRLPQHGRISSEKSRLKRFGVEVGTSTIICEGTVRQSSVFGEVLELHRKITVPIFESTLLIEDTVTNRSFRPSEHAILYHLNVGYPFLDETLIVKGLPEPALCEINSTPPIPHDSFGEKVDHIDCRITPHNTPIVLENKRCGFSLSLTYDQVALPKFATWRAYQSGVFALGIEPRSDLRPPEGGQLDAGESRTYKLQIDLLPS